In Sphaerospermopsis torques-reginae ITEP-024, the genomic window CATCGGTTTTCACCTCCAAATTTTCCGCCTTCCCTTTCTTTTCCTATCTCTGGGTAAGACGATGAATGGTAATTCTATTCACACGAGATTTTTCTGTTACTCATCTGCAATACCCCTCTTTTGCTGACAAGGTAGAAATTTCTCGTTTTGACGATGGTTTTCTCAAAACTGAAGTTCATTGGCAGAGTATATACAGCGCATCGGTTTTACCTCTCTTTAGATCCGAGCTTTTACCAGTATGTTGCCACTACACACACTAGCAACTAAATCAAGGGATTGCAATATTTTTTAATAAGAATTTCTTAACAATTCTTCACAATGTTATATTATATATGCGGTAATTTAGTAATATAAGTTTTTATTAATACAGAGTTATCTCCGTGTTGATTCTTTGATATTTGGATGGAGTAGGATTTGGATAGTGATTAAACGCAGATACACGCAGATAAACGCGGACTATAAAAGATTATTTTTGTATAATATACTTATGACTGAATATTGCTATTTTTTAAACCTAATAAACTGCTGATTAATTTAGGTAAATCGCTACAACAAGGATTGGAATATTTATATAATTCCTCGCGTTCTATCTGCTTGGCTATTTTTTCAGCACGTTGAATAGCTGTTTCAGTTAATGATTTTAATGGTTTGGGAAAGAGAGACATTGATTTATCATATTCTGGAATATGTTTATTGAGTAAGTTTAGTAATTTATCTCGATTTATTTGTGATAAATGATCTTGAAAATGAATTAAATACCAAAGTTCAAAGCAAGGATTTGTAATGGATAAATTTATTTTTTGAGTATTAGCTCTATTAATGGCATTTTGCCAATTTTCTCTACTTCTTTCAATATGTTCATCCCCATCAAAAACAGCCCAAGCAGTATCATTTGTAGTCCATCTTTTCTCATTTTTCATCTTTTGTCTTTCTTCAATAAGTCTTTCAATGATATTACCTGGATCTGTTTTCTTTTGAGGAGGTAATACAATAATTTCTAAAGTGGGTGAACGTAAATCATTGCGAATGCTGTTAAAATAAATTGGTTCGGTTTTGCTTCCTTCACAAGCAATGAGGATTTTTTGAGTTATTTTTCTGCTCGGTTGACGACGTTCTAACTTTCTGGCCATTCCTCATCACCCTGTAATATCATTTCTTCATCTAATGGTAAAAATGGAACTGCTCCAAAGCGTCCATCTAAATAAGCTTTATCTATGGCTAAATCATTTCTGACATGGAAATCAGTTAAAGGATATAATTCTGTACTATGATCTGGGCGTTTTTGGGTAAACCATATTTGATCTCGTCTGAGTAAGTTATTTCTTTGTAATGTGTTATCATGGCTGGTGAAAATCAGTTGAGCGTTTTTTGGATTGGTTTTGGGATTTTGAAACATTTTAATAATATATTTTACAATATTTGGGTGAAGATTTGTCCCTAATTCATCTATAATTATTAAGTTACCTATTTTAATATTTAAAACTATCTGAAATGCTAAATAAAAGAGATGCTGTGTCCCTAAAGATTCTTCATCTAAATTCCAAGAAATCTCTTTACCTTCATGAGTTTTATGCACAGCATATATATTGTACTCAAAGTCTTCTTCAGATTTCTTTTTTATATCTATTCCAGAAAGTCCAGTATCAAATTTTGTGATCATGTTAACTAACTCTTCAAGTATGAGTTTAGAACCAAAATCATGTTCATCTATTAATAGATTTTGTGTAAATTTAAATTTAAGTTTATCGTTAACTAAAAAAATACTAGCCAAATTATCTTTAGACCACTTTAATATTTTGTTAATTATATTTATTTCTATTTTTATTAATGTACTCATAAATAATTCGTTTTTTTTAATACTCTGTTGTAGTTGATTATGTGGTCCAGCGAAATCATCACCAGTTTTCCAGATATATTTTTTTGTATTATCATCCCATTGACGATGAAATAAACGCCGATTTCTTTTAGTGCTATGCAATGCGTAATCCAACTTTTCTGAAATTACACAATGTTGGTTAAGTTCTAAGGAATAAGTATAAATATTATTATCAAATATAGTTCTTAGCTCAAATCTTGTGGGTTGTTTAGTACAGATACTATCTAATTTAAAAGGGTCTAGTTTGGCATATTTAAAAAATATTTGGCGGTTTGTAGTTCCCTGTATACCATCAGTCATCATCATTAGTAAATAATTCAATGCTTGAACTACATTACTCTTACCTGATGCGTTAGCGCCAAAAATTGCCAGAACAGGTAAAACTTCGATATCCCAACCTTCCACATAATACCCAGGTGCAATTTCATGATCTGATTTTATCCCTTTGCGTTTGCTGCTTTCGCTGGTTTTACGACGACTGGGTTTTTGAGCGATCGCGCTTAGGGTAACAGGTTCTTTAATGGAACGGTAGTTTTCTACGGTAAAATCTAAAAGCATAATTTAAGGTACAAGAGGCAATTTTTTGTGATTTATTCACATAAATCCTATCGTAATTTCTCAAAAATCTCCACTTTCAGCAAAACTTGTTATATTAACTTACAGCTACTGCGGACTATTACCACCAAATAATTACACTTTGTTACACACAACTAACTATTACACAAGTATTAGCTTCAAAATAGAAATATACAAAACACGACAAAAACAGGTATCAAAATATGGTACGTTTTAAACTCTGGCAATGGATCATCTTAGTTTCACCCATAGCACTTATTATTACCTTCCTCCTCATATCCGCAGGAATGCAAATTCACGCTTGGGGAATAAATTGGATTTGGGGTATATTTACCCTTATATTTGTAGGCTGGAGATGGTTGTTAGTAAAATGGACAAAACCTGCTGTTAATCAAATTGAAAATGTCTTTAACGAAGTCAGAAAAGAATTGGAATCTAGCAGCAATAATAATATAGATATATCCACAGGAAAAGACAAAACCCAACAAATAGAAATTGCATTACAAAAAGTTATCAATGATGCTCAAAATGATCGTCCAATTTGGGAAGATTGGCAAACATTTTGGCAGCGATGTCAAGATTTAGTAATTGCGATCGCCCAAATTTATAACCCAGAAATTAAATATCCCCTGCTTAACATTTACATCCCTCAAGTCTATGGACTTATTCGCGGTACTGTGGATGACATGGATAAATGGATGCAGAAATTATCCCCTGTTCTTAATCAAGTTACCGTCGGACAAACTTATCAAGCTTATGAAGTTTACCGCAAATTAGAACCATCTGCACGCAAATTTTTAAAAGCTTGGAATTTCGCCCAATGGTTTTTAAATCCTGTCGCTGCGGTAGCTAAAAAAGCAAGTGAAGGTATTGGTAATCGCGCTTCTCAAGAATTATTAATTAACTTGAATCAAGTAATCAGAGAAACCGCTTTGAGAAACTTATGTCAACAAGCAATATCCCTTTATGCAGAGACAAAAATTGAATTACCCACACCCAAATTACCAGAAACAAAAACCCAAACTCTACGGGATCTAATCACCCAAGCAGAACCACCAGAAAAGGTAGAACAAAAGCCAGTTAACATTCTTATTGTCGGCAGAAATGGCGCAGGTAAAAGCAGTTTAATTAATACACTTTTTCAAAGTGAACTAGCAGAAGTTGACGTTTTACCTAGCACCGATGAAATTAAAACCTATCATTGGCAAACAGAAAGCGGTGAAATTCTCAATCTTTGTGATACACCCGGTTATGAACAAGTAAAACGGGATGATTTGCGGGATTTAGTGATTGATTATGCCACAAAAGCCGATTTATTATTATTAGTAACTCCGGCACTTGATCCCGCTTTACAAATGGATGTAGACTTTCTCCAAGACATTAAAAAAGAAGTCGCAGATTTACCCATTATTACCATTATTACCCAAGTAGATAAACTGCGTCCGATTAGAGAATGGCAACCTCCCTATAATTGGGAAACGGGAAATAAACCCAAAGAAATTTCTATTAGAGAAGCAACAGAATATAGAAATCAACTGTTAGGAAGTTTCTCTAATTTAATTTTACCAATAGTTACTAATGATGTAAAAACAGGTCGTAATGCTTGGAATATAGACGAATTATCTTTAGGATTATTATCAACAATAGATCCTGCTAAACAATTACGTCTCTCTCGTTTTTTACGCAACTTAGAAACCCGCATTAGCGAATCTGCCAAAATAATAGATCATTACACCTTTCAAATGGCAACAACCCAAGGACTTACCGCACTTTTAAAAAGTCCAGTTTTGCAATTTATTTCTACCTTATCAACAGGTTCACCAACCCTTGCTTATCTGTTAGCAGAAAAAATTCCCGTCGAACAATTACCCATAGTTATTGGTAAATTGCAGATAGCTTATGAACTGTTTCCACTATTAAATACAGATAGGGAAAAATCACGCAATTTTGATTTATTATCTCTTTGGCCTTTGTTGTTAGAAAATTCTGGAAACCCAGATACTAATGCTTGGGCATTTGGTCATGCTTTAATAGAATATTGGACTCAGAATTTAACCATTGAACAAATGCAGGAAAGATTTAATTATTATATCAGGAGTCAGGAGTCAGTAGTCAGAAGTTAGGAGTATCTCTTTATCTCGTTCCCAGTCTCAGACTGGGAATGCCATCATAGAGTCTCTGACTCTAATTTAACAAAAGGCAGAGGATTAGATAACTGAATTTTAGAAAAACTTGAGTATGTGAAATAAAATAATTTTCAAGAGGTGAAAAATTTTAAATGCTCTCCCTCAATTTTCATCAAATCACTTAAATTTCCCTGTAATTTCAATTGTCCCTCTTCCATATAAATAATCTCATCTGCTCTGCTATTGACGCTGGGACGATGACTAATCAAAATAGTTGTTTTTCCTTGACGATATGCTAATAATTCATCTAATAAATAGGCTTCACTAATGGGATCTAATCCTGATGTTGATTCATCTAAAATTAAAATAGGTGTATCGTTGACAATAGCTCTGGCGATCGCTAATATTTGTCTTTGACCTCCTGATAAATTCGCCCCAAATTCACCTAATACTGTAAAATATTTATCAGGTAATTTATCAATAATTAATAAAAAATAAGTTAAACTTCCGAAACTATAATATCTCGGAAGTTATTGTTTTAATTATTGCAACTAGTCAATTATACCATAGAGGAGCGATCAAACTGAACTAACAAAAGTTACAGCCCGCAGTTCTTCTTGAAAAATCCGGCGTAGTGTATCTTCATCTAAAGGGGGTTTGGCTAGATCGAGATATTGTCGTAACGCTTGATTCATCATTGTTTGATAACCTTTCCCTTCAGCGTCTGCTTTTTGTCTAAACGCTTCTAAGATATCATTATCAATATAGATGGTAATGCGAGTTTTACCTTCTTGTGGGATGATCGCACCCCGTTTAGCCTGATCGAAATCATATTCCGGTTTCATATTTACGTCTCTCCTTAGCAGTAGCAGGACGGGCAGAAATTAAGCGAATGTTATCACCTCGATAGGTATAGACTACCACTAGCAACCGCCAAAGGTGATCCATACCCATAATAATAAATCGCTGTTCACCTTGTGCTGATTGATCTTCAAAAGAAAGTGCATAAGGATCAAACAACACAGCCTCAGCATCAGAAAAACTGACTCCGTGTTTTTGTAAATTGCTTTTAGCTTTTTTAGGATTCCATTCAACTTGCATACATATAGTATATGTATTTTGGGGAATTATGAACAAGAGAGAATAAACCGACTTATAGCGGCTTCTGAAGCAGACTATCGTCAGCTATCAGCTTTCAAGGCTAAAATACAAAGAATGAGAACAAATACACAGAGTGTCAATTTCTTCAATTAATACTGCTAAATCTTTGTTTTTGCTGTTATAAAATGATTGCTGATTACTCATAGCTGAATGCTTATGTAAATTATCATATCTTTACCATACATTCAAGTTAGAATTAAATTTAAAGCTTCTTTTATAATCAATTCTTGGTCTATCATATTTTTTAAAGTTAATCCATCATAAATTCCCCCAAAAGCTTCTAAAGCAGCATTATCTAAAGCTCGATCATAAGCCTGTAACAAAATATCCTCTAGTTCTTCTTTGTTCAAATAATAACCTCCAGATTTGCGACGTTTGTTAACTCTAATAATTGCATCCGTAGCATTACGAATAGAAACATCCCAGGAATTAGTTGTGCGTTTTTCTGAATGTTGTTTAATTAAGTGAACTAACAAAATGACACAATAACTATAAATTTTATTAATTTTATCTTCTTTGCTCATTTCCTCTAATTCATCTATTAAATTTAGGGCAGCTTCTAAGTTGCCTGTAATAACTAATTCTCTGAGTTCTAATAATTCTTCCATAATTCACTGTGAAATTACTAATAAATGCTTACAATAAAATTAATAACTGCTCCTGACGGGGCGACAAACAAGGCTGAAAACAAGACGGTAT contains:
- a CDS encoding BrnA antitoxin family protein gives rise to the protein MKPEYDFDQAKRGAIIPQEGKTRITIYIDNDILEAFRQKADAEGKGYQTMMNQALRQYLDLAKPPLDEDTLRRIFQEELRAVTFVSSV
- a CDS encoding RloB family protein, encoding MARKLERRQPSRKITQKILIACEGSKTEPIYFNSIRNDLRSPTLEIIVLPPQKKTDPGNIIERLIEERQKMKNEKRWTTNDTAWAVFDGDEHIERSRENWQNAINRANTQKINLSITNPCFELWYLIHFQDHLSQINRDKLLNLLNKHIPEYDKSMSLFPKPLKSLTETAIQRAEKIAKQIEREELYKYSNPCCSDLPKLISSLLGLKNSNIQS
- a CDS encoding BrnT family toxin, giving the protein MQVEWNPKKAKSNLQKHGVSFSDAEAVLFDPYALSFEDQSAQGEQRFIIMGMDHLWRLLVVVYTYRGDNIRLISARPATAKERRKYETGI
- a CDS encoding AAA family ATPase translates to MLLDFTVENYRSIKEPVTLSAIAQKPSRRKTSESSKRKGIKSDHEIAPGYYVEGWDIEVLPVLAIFGANASGKSNVVQALNYLLMMMTDGIQGTTNRQIFFKYAKLDPFKLDSICTKQPTRFELRTIFDNNIYTYSLELNQHCVISEKLDYALHSTKRNRRLFHRQWDDNTKKYIWKTGDDFAGPHNQLQQSIKKNELFMSTLIKIEINIINKILKWSKDNLASIFLVNDKLKFKFTQNLLIDEHDFGSKLILEELVNMITKFDTGLSGIDIKKKSEEDFEYNIYAVHKTHEGKEISWNLDEESLGTQHLFYLAFQIVLNIKIGNLIIIDELGTNLHPNIVKYIIKMFQNPKTNPKNAQLIFTSHDNTLQRNNLLRRDQIWFTQKRPDHSTELYPLTDFHVRNDLAIDKAYLDGRFGAVPFLPLDEEMILQGDEEWPES
- a CDS encoding GTPase family protein; translation: MVRFKLWQWIILVSPIALIITFLLISAGMQIHAWGINWIWGIFTLIFVGWRWLLVKWTKPAVNQIENVFNEVRKELESSSNNNIDISTGKDKTQQIEIALQKVINDAQNDRPIWEDWQTFWQRCQDLVIAIAQIYNPEIKYPLLNIYIPQVYGLIRGTVDDMDKWMQKLSPVLNQVTVGQTYQAYEVYRKLEPSARKFLKAWNFAQWFLNPVAAVAKKASEGIGNRASQELLINLNQVIRETALRNLCQQAISLYAETKIELPTPKLPETKTQTLRDLITQAEPPEKVEQKPVNILIVGRNGAGKSSLINTLFQSELAEVDVLPSTDEIKTYHWQTESGEILNLCDTPGYEQVKRDDLRDLVIDYATKADLLLLVTPALDPALQMDVDFLQDIKKEVADLPIITIITQVDKLRPIREWQPPYNWETGNKPKEISIREATEYRNQLLGSFSNLILPIVTNDVKTGRNAWNIDELSLGLLSTIDPAKQLRLSRFLRNLETRISESAKIIDHYTFQMATTQGLTALLKSPVLQFISTLSTGSPTLAYLLAEKIPVEQLPIVIGKLQIAYELFPLLNTDREKSRNFDLLSLWPLLLENSGNPDTNAWAFGHALIEYWTQNLTIEQMQERFNYYIRSQESVVRS
- a CDS encoding DUF29 family protein encodes the protein MEELLELRELVITGNLEAALNLIDELEEMSKEDKINKIYSYCVILLVHLIKQHSEKRTTNSWDVSIRNATDAIIRVNKRRKSGGYYLNKEELEDILLQAYDRALDNAALEAFGGIYDGLTLKNMIDQELIIKEALNLILT